In Polaribacter sp. L3A8, a genomic segment contains:
- a CDS encoding glycosyltransferase, with product MKKIIVSVTNDISTDQRVDKVCCTLQKNGFKIILIGRKLKNSTPLNRTYTTKRIRLIFNKGFLFYAEYNFRLFFILLFYKKDILLSNDLDTLLPNYLVSILQRKKIVYDSHELFPEIPELVHKPFVKKCWTNLESFILPKLKNNYTVCKSIAEFYTKKYNVGFTTIMNLPTEKEIQVGKLPFQYFKQKIILYQGALNIGRGLELMIDTMLYLENTILIIIGDGDISDTLKQKVTSLKLDNNVHFLGKLTPKKLQKITPLANLGISVEEDLGLNYRFALPNKIFDYIQAEVPILVSNLPEMKRIAIAYKVGEVIKNRSPKELAAQIKTLLEKDFSAELKKAKKELIWENQEKKLLAIFNNLK from the coding sequence AATCGTTTCTGTAACTAATGATATATCAACAGATCAACGTGTTGATAAAGTTTGTTGTACTTTACAAAAAAATGGGTTCAAAATTATTTTAATAGGACGAAAACTTAAGAATAGCACTCCATTAAATAGAACTTATACCACAAAAAGAATCCGATTAATATTTAACAAGGGTTTCTTATTTTATGCTGAATATAATTTTCGCTTATTTTTTATTTTACTTTTCTATAAAAAAGACATACTACTTTCTAATGATTTAGATACATTATTGCCTAATTATTTAGTTAGTATTCTACAACGTAAAAAAATAGTTTACGACAGTCATGAGTTATTTCCTGAAATTCCAGAATTAGTACACAAACCTTTTGTTAAAAAATGTTGGACTAACCTAGAATCTTTTATACTACCTAAACTTAAAAATAACTACACCGTTTGTAAAAGTATTGCTGAGTTTTATACTAAAAAATACAATGTTGGTTTTACAACAATTATGAATTTACCTACAGAAAAAGAAATACAAGTAGGCAAATTACCTTTTCAATATTTTAAGCAAAAAATTATTTTATACCAGGGTGCACTAAATATAGGCAGAGGACTAGAATTAATGATAGACACCATGTTATATTTAGAAAATACAATTTTAATAATTATTGGTGATGGAGATATTTCTGATACCTTAAAACAAAAAGTTACCAGTCTAAAATTAGATAATAACGTACATTTTTTAGGTAAACTTACGCCCAAAAAATTACAAAAAATAACACCTTTAGCCAATTTAGGTATTAGCGTAGAAGAAGATTTAGGTTTAAATTACAGATTTGCCTTACCTAATAAAATATTTGATTACATACAGGCAGAAGTTCCCATTTTAGTATCTAATTTACCAGAAATGAAAAGAATTGCAATAGCTTATAAAGTAGGTGAAGTAATTAAAAATAGAAGTCCAAAAGAACTTGCCGCACAAATTAAAACTTTACTAGAAAAAGATTTTTCTGCAGAACTAAAAAAAGCTAAAAAAGAATTAATTTGGGAAAATCAAGAAAAAAAACTGCTTGCTATTTTTAATAATTTAAAATAA